CACCTGTTGTTCCTTGTGCTCCGGTTGCTCCAGTAGCTCCTGTTGTTCCTTGTGCTCCTGTTGCTCCAGTAGCTCCTGTTGTTCCTTGCGCTCCGGTTGCTCCAGTAGCACCTGTTGTTCCTTGCGCTCCGGTTGCTCCAGTGGCACCCGTTGTTCCTTGCGCTCCTGTTGCTCCAGTAGCACCCGTTGTTCCTTGCGCTCCGGTTGCTCCAGTAGCACCCGTTGTTCCTTGTGCTCCTGTTGCTCCAGTAGCACCTGTTGTTCCTTGTGCTCCGGTTGCTCCAGTGGCACCCGTTGTTCCTTGTGCACCCGTTGCTCCAGTAGCACCTGTTGTTCCTTGTGCTCCGGTTGCTCCAGTAGCACCTGTAGGTCCTTGTGCTCCAGTGGCACCTGTTGTTCCTTGCGCTCCAGTTGCTCCAGTGGCACCTGTTGTTCCTTGTGCTCCGGTTGCTCCAGTGGCACCTGTTGTTCCTTGTGCTCCGGTTGCTCCAGTAGCACCTGTAGTTCCTTGTGCTCCAGTTGCTCCAGTGGCACCTGTTGTTCCTTGTGCTCCAGTTGTTCCTTGCGCACCGGTTGCTCCAGTAGCACCTGTTGTTCCTTGTGCTCCGGTTGCTCCAGTAGCACCTGTTGTTCCTTGCGCTCCTGTTGCTCCAGTAGCACCCGTTGTTCCTTGTGCACCAGTTGCTCCAGTGGCTCCTGTTGTTCCTTGTGCTCCGGTTGCTCCAGTGGCACCCGTTGTTCCTTGTGCACCAGTTGCTCCAGTCGCACCTGTTGTTCCTTGTGCTCCGGTTGCTCCAGTAGCTCCTGTTGTTCCTTGCGCACCGGTTGCTCCAGTGGCACCTGTTGTTCCTTGTGCTCCTGTTGCTCCAGTGGGACCTGTTGTTCCTTGTGCTCCGGTTGCTCCAGTAGCACCTGTAGGTCCTTGTGCTCCAGTGGCACCCGTTGTTCCTTGTGCACCCGTTGCTCCAGTAGCACCTGTTGTTCCTTGTGCTCCGGTTGCTCCAGTAGCACCTGTAGGTCCTTGTGCTCCAGTTGCACCTGTTGTTCCTTGTGCTCCAGTGGCACCTGTAGGTCCTTGCGCTCCGGTTGCTCCAGTGGCACCTGTTGTTCCTTGTGCTCCAGTGGCACCTGTAGGTCCTTGTGCTCCGGTTGCTCCGGTCGCACCTGTTGTTCCTTGTGCTCCAGTCGCACCAGTAGGTCCTTGTGCTCCAGTAGCACCAGTAGGTCCTTGTGCTCCGGTCGCACCTGTTGTTCCTTGTGCTCCAGTGGCACCCGTAGGTCCTTGTGCTCCAGTAGCACCTGTTGTTCCTTGCGCTCCGGTTGCTCCGGTCGCACCTGTTGTTCCTTGTGCTCCGGTTGCTCCAGTAGCACCTGTTGTTCCTTGTGCTCCAGTTGCTCCAGTGGCACCCGTAGGTCCTTGTGCACCGGTTGCTCCAGTGGCACCTGTTGTTCCTTGTGCTCCTGTTGCTCCAGTGGGACCTGTTGTTCCTTGTGCTCCGGTTGCACCTGTTGTTCCTTGTGCTCCAGTGGCACCTGTAGGTCCTTGTGCACCAGTAGCACCTGTTGTTCCTTGCGCTCCGGTTGCTCCAGTTGCACCCGTTGTTCCTTGTGCTCCAGTTGCACCTGTAGGTCCTTGCGCTCCGGTCGCTCCAGTGGCACCCGTTGTTCCTTGCGCTCCGGTTGCTCCAGTGTTACCTGTAGGTCCTTGTGCACCAGTTGCACCTGTTGTTCCTTGTGCTCCGGTTGCTCCGGTTGCTCCGGTTGCTCCGGTTGTTCCTTGTGCTCCGGTTGCTCCAGTAGCACCTGTAGGTCCTTGCGCTCCAGTTGCTCCAGTGGTACCCGTTGTTCCTTGTGCTCCAGTTGCACCTGTAGGTCCTTGCGCTCCGGTCGCTCCAGTGGCACCCGTTGTTCCTTGTGCTCCAGTTGCACCTGTTGGTCCTATAGGGCCTGCTGATATTAGAGAAGATAAATCAACAGTTCCTCCATCTTCCAAACTTAAAATGTTTGTCGTAGGATTAAAAGATAATTGTTGATCATCATTGCCGGTACATAGACTTGACCAGCTATTGTTGTTATATTGAAAGACGCAATTGACAGTTGTATTATAAACTAGTGCTCCATTTAATGGAGTCATTGCATTCATTTGAGTTGTTGTAACTCTAGAGAGAACGAATGTCCTATTAGTACTTTCCAATTCTAAAATAGAAAAAGAGTCTATTTGATTGGGGTTATCACCAACTTTGACCTGAGCCTGAGCAGTTGCTAAAGATAAAAATAAGATTATGAGGGGTAATTTTATCTTCATATTTTACGTTTTATTTATAATTAAAACTCAAATAAATTACGGTTTAACCATAATTAATATATGGTTAAAACAGTAATTATTCTTTTTTGGCATAAATATAAATTGATAATTCCTTAAATTGTTATCAATTAAGCAAATATATGATTTTTTCGACAAAAAACAATTTTTATCGCCAAAATACACATAAAAAAATATTTCCGACCAGCTTTTGTTAAATTTTAACGCGAAATTATCATAAAAAAATATTTATTTGTTTTTTAGTTTAGAAGAAATCTAATACATTTGTCGCCGCGAAAGGCGGGAGTAGCTCAGTTGGTAGAGCGTCAGCCTTCCAAGCTGAATGTCGCCAGTTCGAACCTGGTCTCCCGCTCTAAGGTTTCATCATTACTAATGGTGAAACCTTTTTTATTTAAAATATAGTTTTCAAGAATTTTATATTTTTAGAAAGATTCTATATTACTATTTTGTGCCATATGGATATATTATTTTGAAGAAGTTTAGTTTTTGGATAAAGTTTTTGGGTGTAATTCTGTTTTGCCTTTTGATATATAAGGTAGGGTGGGAAGAGACTTTAGTATCTATACAAAAAGTTTCGATTGCTCATTTGTTCATAGCAATAGTTGTTTTTTGGATTGCTTTTTATCTGAAAAGTGTTAGATGGAAAATCATTTCCAATTCTTTTGGAATACCATTACATAGCTACCAGGCACTTAAGATTTTTTTTATAGGTCTTTTTCTTGCTAATATCACTCCTGGAAAATTAGGCGACTTTGGTAGGTTGTTTTATATTAAGGATCAGTTACCTAATCAGAAGGTTGGATGGACTAGTCTTATTATGGATCGCATTTTTGATTTGATTTGCTTATTTTTTTTTAGTTTAATAGCTCTTTTTTATTATCAAATTAATTTTAATGTTTTAAAATCCCCTGATAATTATTCGTCTGTGCTACTAATAGGTATAGTGTCGTTATTACTGTTTTTTGTCCTTTTTATATTTCGAAAGAAAATTAAAAAATATATTTTGCCATGGTGGGAAGCTTTTAATTCTCATACTCTTGGTATTAAGGGATTCTTACTTGCTATAGGAATTACCTGTCTAAGTATGATATTGATATATGGTGTTTTTAATTATATAGCATGGAGTATGGGTATACCTATTAATCATTTAGGTTTGTTTTTAGGAGTCTTTATTTTAGGGTTGCTAACATTACTTCCAATTACTGTTTTAGGAATAGGAGTACGTGAAACTTCGCTAGTCGTAATTTTTCAGTTATATGGTCTTCCTTCTCAAGATGCTATCGCACTATCTCTTATAATATTTTTATTACAGCTTTTATCTTTTATTCCCGGAGCCATTTGGTTTTACCTTTCGCCTATTCAATTAAGTCAATTAAGAGAATTAAAGTAGGTTTATTGAGATAACCTTTCATTATCCTGTATATCCATCCACATAGCAAATAGTAAAGATTGAAACCCTGAAATGGTTAAGAAAATGAAAATTATAAGATAATCGGTTGGAGTTTTAGAATCTGGGATGAAAAAGTTTGCTAGTAAATGATATAGGAAATACATATTGATTATTCCAATAATAAATGAAATCCAATACAATAAAAATAGTGGATGGAAACTTCTAATCAAATATTTGGTATGCAATCGCATAAAGAAGCAGCGAATTAATAAGAATAATATAGGAAAAGAAACTTTAATAACATTTAATTTTGATTGTTCGCCAACACCATAAACAGGTTTTATTTTTACTTCACGAATTGTACAGAAGGCAATATTGAGTTTTACTAATACATCATTAGGCATTCCATATCTTTTATAAATGTTATATAATGGAATTGAGTTTAAAGCGTGATTTGACATAGCTGTATATCCACTTTGAGTATCAGATATTCCCCAATATCCTGAAACAACTTTGGTTAGGATACTTAGTACTGAATTTCCTAAAAAGCGAACTCTTGGAATAATCACCCAGGCACTTTTGTGAATCAATCGATTTCCTTTTACATAATCGATTCCTTCATTTACAACCGGGTTACAGATAGATTCAAGTTCGTTTGGATCCATTTGCCCATCACCATTCATTACTACAGCGCAATCGATATCATGATCTTTGCACCATTTATATCCTGTGGCAACAGCTGCTCCAACTCCTCCATTTTTTAAATGTTTAATAATTATAATTTTTTCTTCGTCAGGATTTTTATTTAAAATTTCAATAGGGGGAAACTTTTTTAATTCTTCTATGTTTTTTTGATGTACCTCAATATCAGCTCTATTATATATGGTCGGAACTATTTCTTTTTGAAGATTAGAGGTTAGTTTTAAAGCTGAAGTATTATTTTTTAAATATTTAATAACAACCTCTACTGTTTGGTCTTTGGATACATCATCCACAATGATAATACGATCAACAAAGTCTGGCATACTGTCAAGAACCATTGTTATTTGAGTAGCTTCATTGTAACAAGGAATTACTACACCTATTGTTTTGTTATTAAGCATTATTTATTGTTTTTATTTTTTGATTAATTGTTAATGTTATCTGTTGCCCACTTTAAGTTGTTCTTTGCTAATTGATAATCAGGATTAATTTCTAATGCTTTTTTACAAGCTTCTGCTCCAAGTTTCCATTGCCCCATTTGATTATGAGCAGAACATATATTGTTATAGGCAAGAGCATTATTAGGATCTATTTTTAATAATTCGTTGCAAGTTGAAATTACTAATTCATATTTTTTGTCTTTATAGTATATGAGGCTTAGATTGATATAAGATTCAATATCGGGATTTGTTTTTATTTTTTCTAATAAGGGTTTTATCTCTTCTTCTGAGGTTACAACTTTATTTGAGATGTGTTTTAATAATTCCTTAGATAGAATATGATTTGGGCTTTTAACTAATGCTTTTTTTAAATATACCTCGGCTTCATTGTATTTTTTTTGTTCCGAAAGATATCGTGCATAATAAAATTCTGGAGCTGGAGAGCTATTATTTAGCTGTATTGCAGATTTAAAATAATGTTCTGCTGTAGAATGTTCTTTTTTTGCTCCGTATGCAACGCCTAAATTGATATACAGAATATAATATTTAGGGATTAATTTGTCTGCTTTGTTAAAATATTCTAATGCGACATCAAATTTACCTTTTTCCATTTGAGTCAGACCATAATTCATTTGTCCTCTTCCATTTTTTGGACTTTTCTTTGTAACATCTAACCATAATGATTCTTCAGAATTCCATATTTCACTCCTTTGAAATGTGCCATATCCATGACCGATAAGAAGTATTAATAATAAAGCAGCAGTACCGATAGTATAATTTTTATCCTTTTCGAGTATATTATATTTTTTTAGAGTAATCAATATTCCCCATGGTACAGCAATAAAGAGACCGATAAAAGGGAAGAACATACGATGGTCATTTGCTGTCTGAAATAGTGGATTTAAAGAAGTTGGTAATAAGGCAATAAAAAACCAGGCAATACCAAAAGAAATGGGTCTCAGTTCTTTTTTAAAAGCAGTTTTTACCATTAAAAAAAGCATACCAAAAATGATCAATATCCCTAAAAGTATTTTAAAATTATACCAAGGTTTTATAATCGTAATATCTGGATCTGCACTAAGGTTAATTGGAAGAATAAAATTACCAAGATAGTGTATGATTACATAACATTGGGTGCTAATATATTCAAACCTTGTCACTACATAATTAGTAGAATCTGTTGACTCAGGAGTTAAATAATATTGATTGAAAACAAAAAAGAAAGTGGTGATAATTGCAGTTGGAGCAATTTTTTTTAATACTTGATTTATTTTCTGTTTAGTATCTGTTTTGAAATCAGTAATTAGTGAATGATTTTCAAAAAGTATAATATAGACCAATAGTATAGGAAAAACCATAACTCCGGTTTGTTTTGTCCATACACCAATAATTACAGGAATTAAATATAAATGCCATTTTTTTCCGAAAGGGTAAATGTATAAAAGTACGGCGGCAACTACACATAATGAGGAAAAAGAATCAGAACGAGCACATATATAATTAATAGTTTCTGCATTAGCGGTATGAAGTGCAAACCAAGCGGTAGAAAAAAGTGCTGTAACTGTAATCCATTGATATTTTCCCAGGGATTTTTTGTAAATATGTTTAGTTAAATGAAATAATAAAACGATCAGAACCAAAAACCAAAAAAAGATATGGTAATGATAATATTTAGAGTTTAATCCATTTGCGAATGCATAATCAATTGCATTCATCAATGTAATTACAGGTCTATATGATCTATTGGCAGGAAGAGAGCTAAACGTATCGGCATTTGAGAAAAAACTCGTCCAATTGTCTAAGCTTCGTATAGATTCATTTTCGGTAATGGTATGATAATCATCAAAAAAAAACGGATTGTCAAAATGATTTAGATATACCAATAGAGTAATAAATAGTATGATGACTAAAGATTTAAACTCAAAGCTTTTTGAAGTAAAATTTTTAAACATATACCTGTTGAATTATATAAGATTAGGGTGCAATTATTTTGGTACTTATAATCTTAATTTAGAAATTAGTTAATGTTAGTATAAATTAAAGAATTATGACTAAATATAATAGTTTTATATTGTTTTTGTTATTGAAGGAATAATTTTTTCAAAAACTTAAAAATTAGAGAAATGTAAATGTTTTGTTATTAATGTGTTAAAGAAGGGTGATGCTCTTATTTTTGTAATCTACATTTTTGATTGTGGTGATAGAAAATTAATAGTACTATATTTGGGCGTTAAATAACGAATAACTCGTTTTGACTTTGGTAAACTACTAAAAAAAGAAGTTGATTGTGTTAGTAAGAACCACTAAAGATCATTGGTTTTGAAAGATATGTTTAAGTTGTAAATTTTTGTAAATCAATGATTTAAATATTGTCTTTAAGATGATTATAAGTGTGCCGCATTTAAATTATATAATATTTGAAAAAAAAAATAGCAATATCTCAATCAAATTATATTCCTTGGAAAGGATATTTTGACATGATCAATATGGTTGACATATTTGTGTTATATGATGAAGTTCAATACACAAAAAATGATTGGCGGAATCGAAATATTTTAAAAACTAATAAGGGGTTAGAATGGATTACTATTCCTGTTAAACAAAATCATCTTGATCAGAGAGTAGATGAAACTAAAGTTTTTTTACCCAAATGGAATGTAAAGCATTGGAAAACTTTACAGGCGGTATATGGAAAAGCTCCTTTTTTTAAGAAATATAGAGAGCGATTTGAAAAGTTATATTTAGAAACAGATACTTTATTACTCAGTGAAATCAACAAGAAATTTATCCATGAAATTTGCGACATTCTTCAAATAAAAACCAAGTTTGTTAATAGTCGGGATCTTAACCTTGATGGAGATAAAAATGAAAGATTAATTCAAGCTTGTAAAAAATTGGATGGATTTATTTATGTTTCGGGCCCGGCAGCCAAAGAATATATTGATAAAGAAGCTTTTGAAAATAATGATATAGAAATCGAGTGGATAGATTATTCTGGGTATAAAGAATACCAACAAATGCATCCTCCTTTTGAACATGGGGTAAGTGTTTTGGATTTAATTTTTAATGAAGGTGATCAATCGAGAGAATTTCTTAAAAGTTTTAAAGTATGAAATTATCTATTGTTACAACATTATATAAGTCAGAACGCTTTGTTAAAGAGTTTTATGATCGTACTCTGAAGGTTGTTCTTGAAATTACAGATAATTATGAAATAATTTTTGTAAATGATGGATCCCCGGATAATTCGAATCAAGAAGTATTAGCGATAAGAAATTCTGATGATAAAGTGAAATTGATAGAATTGTCTAGAAATTTTGGGCATCATAAGGCTGTAATGACGGGATTGAGATATGCCACTGGTGATTATATGTTTTTGCTAGATTCTGATTTAGAAGAAGAACCAGAGCTACTTACTATTTTTTATAAAAAAATGAGTGAGCAAAATGTTGATGTGGTATTTGGAGTACAAAAAACCAGGAAAGGTGGGTTTGTAGAACGAATAACAGGAAAGATATTTTATAAAATATTCAATAATCTAGCAGATGTTCCTATTGAGGAAAATATTTTAATGGCTAGATTAATGAATAAACAGTATGT
The sequence above is a segment of the Aquimarina spinulae genome. Coding sequences within it:
- a CDS encoding lysylphosphatidylglycerol synthase transmembrane domain-containing protein codes for the protein MPYGYIILKKFSFWIKFLGVILFCLLIYKVGWEETLVSIQKVSIAHLFIAIVVFWIAFYLKSVRWKIISNSFGIPLHSYQALKIFFIGLFLANITPGKLGDFGRLFYIKDQLPNQKVGWTSLIMDRIFDLICLFFFSLIALFYYQINFNVLKSPDNYSSVLLIGIVSLLLFFVLFIFRKKIKKYILPWWEAFNSHTLGIKGFLLAIGITCLSMILIYGVFNYIAWSMGIPINHLGLFLGVFILGLLTLLPITVLGIGVRETSLVVIFQLYGLPSQDAIALSLIIFLLQLLSFIPGAIWFYLSPIQLSQLRELK
- a CDS encoding glycosyltransferase family 2 protein; this encodes MLNNKTIGVVIPCYNEATQITMVLDSMPDFVDRIIIVDDVSKDQTVEVVIKYLKNNTSALKLTSNLQKEIVPTIYNRADIEVHQKNIEELKKFPPIEILNKNPDEEKIIIIKHLKNGGVGAAVATGYKWCKDHDIDCAVVMNGDGQMDPNELESICNPVVNEGIDYVKGNRLIHKSAWVIIPRVRFLGNSVLSILTKVVSGYWGISDTQSGYTAMSNHALNSIPLYNIYKRYGMPNDVLVKLNIAFCTIREVKIKPVYGVGEQSKLNVIKVSFPILFLLIRCFFMRLHTKYLIRSFHPLFLLYWISFIIGIINMYFLYHLLANFFIPDSKTPTDYLIIFIFLTISGFQSLLFAMWMDIQDNERLSQ
- a CDS encoding WbqC family protein, with product MKKKIAISQSNYIPWKGYFDMINMVDIFVLYDEVQYTKNDWRNRNILKTNKGLEWITIPVKQNHLDQRVDETKVFLPKWNVKHWKTLQAVYGKAPFFKKYRERFEKLYLETDTLLLSEINKKFIHEICDILQIKTKFVNSRDLNLDGDKNERLIQACKKLDGFIYVSGPAAKEYIDKEAFENNDIEIEWIDYSGYKEYQQMHPPFEHGVSVLDLIFNEGDQSREFLKSFKV
- a CDS encoding glycosyltransferase family 2 protein, coding for MKLSIVTTLYKSERFVKEFYDRTLKVVLEITDNYEIIFVNDGSPDNSNQEVLAIRNSDDKVKLIELSRNFGHHKAVMTGLRYATGDYMFLLDSDLEEEPELLTIFYKKMSEQNVDVVFGVQKTRKGGFVERITGKIFYKIFNNLADVPIEENILMARLMNKQYVEALKDFSERELFLGGVFALVGYTQLPVEVKKLGKGTSTYSTRRKLALLVNAITSSTKNLLIYVFYLGLIISFSSFVFTMYYLISNLFYKDYLDGWTSLILSIWFLSGLIILSVGILGIYLSKIFEETKQRPLTIIKKIYDEANTK